ACCTGCACCACCGGATTCGTCTCCTTAGTTTGCTTGTCCTTTACCAGTTGGTAGCTCACGACTGCCGCTGACGTCTTATAGGCACCCATGTCGTAGAACAGATAGTACTGAGCCGTCTCGTTGATCTCGCCGCGATGGAAGACCCCGTAGTTGAGGGCCACTGCCGCGTAGTCGTTGATAAGCTGCAGCACCTTCAGGTTGGCCAGTTGGGCAGCGGCCAGCAAAGCCTCCCGCTCGGCCTGGCCAAAGTAACCGGGTACAGTGAGGACACATTCGGCTATGGACTGCTGTGTGGATATTTGGGCGTACTCCTTGGCCTTGACCAACATTTGCGCGATGAGTTCTTCTACTGAAAACTCCTCGGTGTCGCTTTTCTTGAACACCACCGTATTGCGTTCCGGGTCGCCGACAATGTTGTAGTAGGGGAAGCGTTTTCTGTGGTTGTCGAAAAAATGTTCTAATTAAAAAGGGTCCTCTAAAGCAGGCAGTCATTCACAGAGTGTCCGAGTCATTCAAGCTAATCTTGGCCATTAAGCACTGACGTGGCCGAAAACCACACCgactcacacgcacacacacataaaaaaacaaaaatagagGCATCAACTTACCGGTAAAGATCCACAATGGGGTTATCGATGGTCTTGCCGAGAAGATCCAGCAAATAGCCGTAGGCCGAAGACGGTTCACGAATGCCAATGGTCTGGGCATCCTCGCCAACGGTGCGAACGCCATCGCGGAATGCGATAATGGCCGGCGTCTTACGCTTGGACTCACGGTTCAGAGCAATCTCCATGGGCACGCCCGGCGAGACGACGCCCACCTTCATCCACTCGGTACCCAAGTCCACGGACATAACAGCAGCCGACTGGGCAGTGGGAAGATGCAGCATTCCCACGAGAACGGTAACGACACCCAGCATAAGAATTTGTGTGCGCCACGAGCGGCCCGCACTCGCTAGCAGCTCCATTTTTCTGCACggaattatacaaattataaattaatgcAGATTGAGTCGCATGATGGGAAGAGCAATAacctttttatttatttcctcCTACTTCTTCCGCtattcttttggttttttctccCTCTTTTTGCAACGCAAGCAGCTGTCGAAGCaccgctccctctccccctgTACCAgctcaattttttttttttaagtagtTTTTACTTACGTGTCGGTTTTAGTTGGCCTGTGTCGTCAGACAGTGGGGTCTGTGGGCTGTGCACGTCGATTGGAAAAGTCAGAAACAAATGTTTTATGTCAATTGAAGATCCACAAGACACATCAATAATTTAACACTTAGCGAAAAGTCGCGCCGACGTTCAGGTGTTGAGCGATGCAAGAAGAAGAAATCGTTGACGTGTTGATTTGGGGGCTGTCGTCGCCGCCAGAGGTCGCTACCAGCTGCTATCGATGACATATCGATATGAAAACAGTGctgcaatttaatttaaaaattcgTTTTTTTCGCTTACAACTCTTTTTGTAAATGGAAACATTTTGttgaatatacaaatttaagcCACAAATTGACGCTTCAGCATTCCAACGTTGACCGAATTTTAATACTTTTACGTACACACATATTTGCTTATATGTTTTGCTGACAgagtaaaaacaaaacattgcctgcaatttatattttaacaatTGTTGGAATGGTCATGCAACTACTCATTTATCATACTGACAAGAAAAAACCCGTCGAGCAGGAGAAAAATACACCCTAACTCCTCTATTTCAAAATTAGGCATCGCGAAAGCATTACTTTTAATTCTGAATGTGGGAGACCACTGAGTTTCCTTCTAAAATTTACAATGCACCGAGGAAAGTGCATAATTTTTTATGATCAGAAATAATTTAATGCCATCATGATCATATTAAATATAACATTTCTTAGGCTATGTCTGCACTACTATTTTCAGGGACGGCGTATTTCTTGTGTATTTGTCTAATCTCTAAATTCAtacaacaaaaaggaaaaaaaatgaaaatgtaatgGGATTTACCCTACGTGTCTGAAAACAGTTTTCTAAGGTGAGGTACTATGAGTACTATTTTTATGAAATTAgctctatatatgtatctatctaaggtaatatattttttactcATATTTCAAATGTAAATGTGCAAAACGTTTTCATATTAATTACTAACAGGGTATGAAACTGGTCTACTTTGGATTTTTATCCCGAAACGCCGAGTCAACAATTAGTGGGTAAGGTGAAATGGATTTGAAAACTGATCGATTCTAGTGAATTAAAAAATAGTCATGCCAGATTTCGACTTGCGCAATTTTTCGTGATTTCGAaatttttgctgattttatatctctttttgtttatataaGAACTGCCCTGCCACCTGATTTCAGTTTACATTCTTAGATCGACCATCATCGACCATGTGCGGACCGCGCCTCCCATCACTCCTGGCAATCGGATGCCTGTTGGCCCTGGTCTCAGCGGAGTCTCTGTCCGAATATTATAAGCAGGATTTCGAGGACTTGCTCATCCCTGAAACCGAGCTCGATGACCGTCACGCAAGATCGTCGTCGGGCATTCCTGCCCAAGCATATGCCGCGCCCGTCATCTACAATTCCCAATCCAGCTACTCAGCGCCTGCGGCTCCATCCTATTCAGCACCTGCAACCCCATCGTACTCAGGACCAGCGGCTCCAAACTATTCAGCACCTGCAGCTCCGAGCTATTCAGCACCAAAGCCTTCTTATTCATCATCAGCAGCTCCAACATACTCGGTGCCTGCTGTTCCGAGCTATTCCGCACCTGCCACTCCGAGCTATTCAGCACCAGCCGCTCCAAGTTATTCTACGCCTGCGGCTCAAAGTTATTCAGCACCTGCCGCTCCGAATTattctgctcctgccgctCCCAGCTATTCAAGACCAGCCGCTCCCAACTATGCACCACCTCCCGTTCCAACTTATTCAGCACCTGCGGCTCCGAGCTATTCAGCACCTGCGGCTCCGAGCTATTCAGCCCCTGCGGCTCAAAGTTATTCAGCACCTGCGTCACCAAGTTATTCAGCACCTGCCGCTCCCAGCTATTCAGCACCTGCGTCACCAAATTATTCAGCACCTGCGGCTCAAAGTTATTCAGAACCCAAGTCTTCTTATTCATCAACAGCACCGTCATCATACTCGGCGCCCTCTTCAAGCTATTCAGCACCTGCCGCTCCAAGTTACTCAGCTCCTGCGGCTCCAAGCTATAAAGCACCTGCCGCTCCAAGTTATTCTACGCCTGCGGCTCAAAGTTATTCAGCACCTGCTGCTCCGAATTattctgctcctgccgctCCCAGCTATTCCAGACCAGCCGCTCCCAACTATGCACCACCTCCCGTTCCAACTTATTCAGCACCTGCGGCTCCGAGCTATTCAGCACCTGCGGCTCAAAGTTATTCAGCACCTGCCGCTCCCAGCTATTCAGCATCTGCGTCACCAAATTATTCAGCACCTGCGGCTCAAAGTTATTCAACACCTACGGCTCAAAGTTATTCAACACCTACGGCTCAAAGTTATTCAGCACCCAAGTCTTCTTATTCATCAACAGCACCGTCATCATACTCGGCGCCCGCTTCAAGCTATTCAGCACCTGCCGCTCCAAGTTACTCAGCTCCTGCGGCTCCAAGCTATAAAGCACCTGCAGCTCCAACTTATTCAGCACCGGCCCCGCAAAGTTATTCAGCGCCTGCCGCTCAAACTTATTCAACACCTGCTGCTCCAAGCAATTCAGCGCCTGCGGCTCCAAGCtattctgctcctgctgctccaagCTATTCAGCGCCTGCGGCTTCAAGCTATTCGGCACCGGCCGGCCAAAGTTATTCAGCGCCTGCCATTCCAAGCTATTCAGCACCTGCTAGTCCAAGTTATTCGGCACCTGCGACTTCATCTTATTCCGCACCCGCAACCGCTTCGTACTCTGCTCCCAGCAATTCAGCACCCAAGTCTTCTTATTCATCCTACTCAGCGCCTGCGTCATCAAGCTATTCAGCTCCCAACGCTCCCACGTATTCCGCGCCGAAATACTCTGGCTACGCTCGCATGGGGGATATGCTGGGATCAGCAAGGACTGCTTACGGATCCGCATCGTCCGGCTACGGCGGACCCCCATCCCCGACCTCCATTCCCGCTCAGCCCTGTCCTAAAAACTACGTTTTCAGCTGCCAGGGTGTGTTCCAGAAGGCTCCTTGCAGTCAAGGCTTGCAATACTAAGAGAATTTCGCGATGGCATTATAGAGAAATTATAGCAATAAAGTTGAAGAGAAAAAATATTGATCAATTTTCAAAAAGTAATGCTTTCCCGGTTACACAACGCTACTGAAACAGTCTAAAAAACTGTTGTTATTGTTCGCAACCGGCGCTAGCCTCGCGACCGGTGCTCGGGCCCGAGAACACGATAACAAAGTACACGGCGTGAGTGGACCCTGCTCGAACCCGAGAATGCAAAACCTATATCCATTGGGGTTATTGTTTGACTACTGAAAAACACAAGGAATacttttgttggtgttggtgcttTGTGCTTCTTggtgcaacaacagcaattcCCAGTTGTAAAGACAAGAAAAGTATCTCGCTCACACTTCCTGGTCTCGCCAATCTGGTCTACgagtatctatctatctggtCTCGCCAACCTTCCTGCTTGTTCCAGAAAGACAGTGGAATGTTAGACAGTGGAATACGAGTATAACCGTACGGAAATAATTTATACCGAGTTAGAACGTGAGTGGCACGTGCCTCCTgcagtatacatatacatatgtacgataTATTCTTGCACTCCGTCTATACTCTATactaaatgaaatgaaaatattctAAGTACTAAAATACTTTTCCTTTGAATTTCTCTATCTTCCCACCAACGAAGTTCCATCTAGCCGTTATACATATCCCGCTCACTCCGCCATCTCAGTGATCGATAGAGATCGAGCACGTAGGATTGAGTCAGGTCTGTCACGGGAAATTTTGTTCTTCATTCTGACTATAATAATGACCCGATCTGACCATCGTATCTGATGAAACATTGGGGTCATTCTTTTGGACTCGTCCTTACAGTTCAGTGTGATATCATAGGAGGCCACAAACAAGAGTGTCATCTGGCCTCATGCTTATCAAGAATATTTGTACTATATAAGATCGGAAACGAATCGGATATAAATATGTGCACATAACTGGAAATCCCACAGCTCGAATTTTTTATCAATCGCCCCaatcgatatacatatacttattTGATGATCCCATTCGATACCGGATCCTTTATTTAATGCATGTAATGAACAAATGAATCGATTTGTGATCCCAGCTCAAAAGTAAAGTTGTATACATGGAATTGGTTTATGGTTTTCTTATAGTTTATTTGCAAATCCTTCTCCTACGTCCTTCGCTAATCAATTATCACACTAAACGCAACGGAAAATAAATTAGTACagttatgtatatgtatatatgtctgaatatgtatatgtttatgtatatgtatgtatatgtatgtatatatatgatCTATCCTCTATTCATGTATGTTTTTATGTGGTAGTGTGAATGTTCTGTATATTGTGTTTCGTACATACAAGTTTCTTGTCCCCCTTCGCCGCCACTTCTTGATTTCTTCGTTTCTTGCGGtctatatatttctttaaaaaGCACTTATGTAGCCTTAGGTCAGCAATAACTAGCTCTACAGatttacatatacatgtatggatgtacatatgtatatatatttatatatataaataaatactatatatatcGCATGTTTTCTCAAAACGGAAATGAAACGATAATTTGTTCAAGCCCAAGCTTGCGCGTTTTCCGATTTTCGATACTATTACCTatcaatacaaaaattaattattgatCGAtattgcatatatgtacatacacatgctCATACCCATGCActtgcatgtacatatgtgtgtatattctAGCGACTGGTCCATAGATTAAGAGGTATTATTCAGTTGGCAAATTATAAGTCTTAAGCAGAAGTCAAGGCTCTTTGTTCCCTCAATGATCCACCATCTGGAAAATGTTTGTCCTCTGATCGATTTGATTCTATAGTTTTTTGGTAAAATGCGTTTCTATGCGGAATTTCTGGGATAATATAGCAAATAAGcttacaattactaattataTGGCGTGAGGTGGGTGGATAATCGAATGCAGCCATTTCTCGAAAGCATCTAATATCGGAAAGCACCAGTCACCGGTCCAGATTAAAGTAATTAATCGCACAGAGCGCAGCTATCCAACTAACAGTAACAATTatttaatacatatgtacataaggcCATTTGTGGAACCTTTAATAGATTAAGCGCATTTATCATGAGATTAAATTGATAGAATAGAATGAAGTCGGATATCGAATGAACGCTAACGAAAATTGATCGAATAAGGCCACCAGCGGATTATTGAtgttacatatgtatctattgAGATTTTTTGACCAATTTTGGTAGAAACCGATCAATAATTCAATTGAGCCAGTTCTGGAGTTAATCACATTATTGGCAGTTTTATATACCGCATTATCGCATTGATTTTATACGTTTGTATATTATTTGAATTCCCTCATCGAATTTAACGCTCTGTTGTATCGTTTATACCTCGTTTTTCCCCCAGATCCGCCAGAATACCGCAGAATGGAATTTATAGATATTTTTCTCAGACTCAGACTGATGAGGCTCAATCTCAATGCCAAACGAGCGGAGAAAACAACGCAGCTCTCCTCCCGATTGGGTTCAAGCTCGAGCGATGAAGAGTGCGATGAACGAGTGCGGCATTGGCCAAAAAGCGAGGCAAAAGACCCATCTATAAACCGGAGTGCGTCGCTGGCTCAGCAATCCAAAAATTTGGCATTCAAAGCGGAatagagcaacaacaaaaataaggAAAGGCTAACTTTGGAGGCCGAAGCTATGGTATCGCATTGTATCGAAGCTTATTCGATTCGGCTGGCAAATGCGGAAAGATCTGAGGTTACGACTAAGGGTTGTGTAGCAGGCTTCAGGTGATAATAATAATGCCCTTGAATAGGGTGTAGAAATCATAGTACATGTGTTCTAAAACGGAATGCAGTCAACGGAACAtttctgtgtgagtgtgtgctctGTTTTGTCGCTCACTTTGCTCTTCAATAAATGTTGACCCCCAAAAATGTATAAACAATACAAAAGTAACCAGCCTGGCCCTGAGCTAGGTCAGCAGCCACAGGCAGCCACAGACAGCCACAAAGATCGGATGATCTCACGGAGCGCCAGGGAAACGATAACGCAATGATTTCATGAGGCAGAAAATAAAACGAGGAACAGACGGATATGAAAATCGAAGAAAATTCGTCGAAGAAAAGTGATGAAAAAtcaggaaaaacaaaaaccaagaaaagtatacatatgtacgtgccAAAGCTAGGTAAGCTTTATCGTAGGACACAGCCTTTTGGTAAGACATTGTCAATTGATGTAGAATTGGTGTAATACCTAGAAAAACACAAGTCAACCAGCAATCGAGTAAATACTGGTAAAGCACTAATTCGCATATGCATGCATGTACTGTGCATCTGTATATTCAACATCCGACGGACAAATTAAAGAAATAAACattatttttggtaattttttgtttttgtataatttattttgccGTTGCAGCGCAGCTTTTTGAATGCTAGTGGATCCGCAACACGGCCAATATAGGGGATCGGTCAGGGTACTATATGTatgcttgtatgtatgtatatgtataggaATATTAACTAAAAATGGAAATACATATGCATAGGTTCACTCTAGATATACGTACATAGGTTCAGTAATTCTGCTAGTTGATAAcacaaaataatattaatagtCGTAATCGTATTTAATACTAAAGCATAATtgtaaaattataaaaaaaacttaagaattaaacaaaataattcaTTAGGTAACCGAGATAAATTTGAAACAGAGTCTAAGGGTGTTGGGTATGCTCTGGGTATGGGGATTGGATAGCTCTATGGGATCAGTGATCTCTAGTGGAGGGGGCAAACTGTATAGCTCCCTCCTATTCATGTCCCTGATACTCCTGATACTCCTGGCAGACCAACCGCTTCATATAACTTTAACTGCTCCTCGCGCATTCGAATGGGGTTATTGCTGTATTTTATCGATGCCAAATCGATCTTTAGGAACGTAGGGCTCCCCCATTCTGCACTTCTTTCTCGTTATACCCTTAACATTTCTGAGGGAACAGAGCCGATTTTGTTTAGGCCAAAGACgtgaaatgaaaacaaacgCGAGAAAACCGCGGAAGAGAGAAACGAAATCGAAAGCTTAGGCGAGGCGACTAATAGAAaattcgcaaaaaaaaacactattTATACATCtgtatacaaatatgtacatatgtatgtatgtatataaaatcaATGAAAGCCAGGCGAGCGAAAGTTGCACAAGAGAGTAatcctctctgtctcttcgcTCGGAAAGAAAGTGCAACTCTCTCGTTTCTTCCTCTTGctctttataaatattttgtttgttcgcTAATACtaaatgttaattttataCATAGATCATAATATTCATGATTTTCTGcatttacattttgttgttctttttttttaatatttttttcttggtttgtaatcttcttttcttttaataacaatttgtggttgtttttctttttcattagtcaaaaaaacttaattattCTATCACAGCCATCTCACTTTTGTTCGaagaaaaaatgtttgtttctCTACCTTATAAATATTGTTGCTTCATTTTTCTGTAAGAATTAATATATCTTAAGATTACgttcatatttttattaatttgctTGATTTTCGTTTAAATCTTGTTTTGAATGCACTTTAGTTGGTTTTCTTtctaattttgtttgtttttgtttgtttgtttgtttgtttgaggCTTGCTTCCACATTTAAAAAATTCTAATTGcacttttttgtattttttttgtatttttttttttttgttggttttatctcattttaatttttaaattgccATTTTGAATCAACATTGTTGCAGGTGTCTTCGAACATGAACATTTTCCTTTATAATCATAATCAATCTCGtgatgattttttgttgaaaaatTGGGGGGGAAAACTATAGTAAAACTGAACCAATTCGAAAAAATAATTCTttcttattttgtttttttttttttaacaatttacACAATTGAAACCATTTTTGTTAAaattttgtgtggttttttgtGGGCTATTTTTCACGAAAGCTGTTTTCTTTCGCTTGAATTCAGTGACTAGGATAACGTCTTTTATCCATATAtgtgcacatacatacatatgtatttatttatatgtatatgtatatccttgagatatatacaaaattgattgttgtataaaatattttttaaaaatacggaacaaaataaacaatagTGTTCAGAACAAAGTTCAGTTTAGTTCAGGAACTAGGAGAGAGACTCCAAGGACATCTCAGCGTGTGGAAAATGGGTGCAAAGAAAGGGAAGCGGAACATCTACTGGGCATACCCTGGAATGTGCTTGGCCTTTGATTGATTCGATTGCTTAATGTTTTGGATTGGAAGTTCATGCTGAATGGAGTTCTCTGCGTAACCAAAACGGAAACCAACTATTGTCTTATCTAAATGGAGATATAtttaagtatgtatgtatttataaggAGATATACAATGAAGCTTACAATTCTGTTACTctctttaaaaaaataatttatgtgtgttttgttttttgtatttctttctctttctttgcATTTTGACTACAaattctttgatttttgttaTACTCTTTTTTCATTTGTTGTCTCCATTTGTTCTATGTTCTCTCTAAATGTAGTTATTTTCCTGCTTCTTCCTACTTTCTATTTCTTTTCCGCTCTTTCTTTGAATTATCTTCTAAAATATTTGATGTTTCTTTGTACAATCCGCAAGATACCGCTGCTCGCGGCtggttctctctctgtggccaTCATAGGGCGCCCCATATGCTCGCAATGAGTAA
The sequence above is a segment of the Drosophila pseudoobscura strain MV-25-SWS-2005 chromosome X, UCI_Dpse_MV25, whole genome shotgun sequence genome. Coding sequences within it:
- the Vml gene encoding DNA-directed RNA polymerase II subunit RPB1, which encodes MCGPRLPSLLAIGCLLALVSAESLSEYYKQDFEDLLIPETELDDRHARSSSGIPAQAYAAPVIYNSQSSYSAPAAPSYSAPATPSYSGPAAPNYSAPAAPSYSAPKPSYSSSAAPTYSVPAVPSYSAPATPSYSAPAAPSYSTPAAQSYSAPAAPNYSAPAAPSYSRPAAPNYAPPPVPTYSAPAAPSYSAPAAPSYSAPAAQSYSAPASPSYSAPAAPSYSAPASPNYSAPAAQSYSTPTAQSYSTPTAQSYSAPKSSYSSTAPSSYSAPASSYSAPAAPSYSAPAAPSYKAPAAPTYSAPAPQSYSAPAAQTYSTPAAPSNSAPAAPSYSAPAAPSYSAPAASSYSAPAGQSYSAPAIPSYSAPASPSYSAPATSSYSAPATASYSAPSNSAPKSSYSSYSAPASSSYSAPNAPTYSAPKYSGYARMGDMLGSARTAYGSASSGYGGPPSPTSIPAQPCPKNYVFSCQGVFQKAPCSQGLQY